The DNA region TCTCAAGGAAGAAATCGAAACTCTTTCCATCCGGCTGAATAAGGCCATAGACTCCCTGGTTGAACTGGGCATACCCAAAGCCGATCTGCTGACCCAAACCCTCATTACCCCCTCTTGCGGTCTTGGCGCAGGCACCGAAGAGATCGCCCAAAAAGCCCTCCAATTGACTCACGGGCTCTCGTCGATTTTAAAGGGTGCCGCCGCCTTATAGCCGAACGTCTCAGACGGATTCATAAATTTGTAATCGTTCACCACAGAGACACGGAGACACGGAGAATGATTTCGACCTGTATGATTAGAAATTACAAACAATGGGTTGAAATCTTTCCTACGCCCTGTCAGGGCTTGACCTTATGGGATACCATTATTCCGTAGATTGAAATCTACGGCTAAATTCCTTTACGCCTTCGGCGTATAAATAGGATATATTAATAAAACCTGTTCCCTGATTTTCATCAGGGCAAGTTCTGACAGAACCTGCTCCTGACAGGCTCTGAAGTTCAGGAATCATTATTAAAGCCCGAAGGGCTGTAGTATATGTTAGCCGTAGGTTTGAACCTACGGAACATTAAATGGGAAATTAATTAAGCCCCGCAGGGGCGAAGGAGAAAATACAGAGGTGAACGGTTACGATTATATCACTTTCGCCAGCACACGTCAACTCCTCTAACGCGCTCACCTGGCGCTTCAGGCTTCCCCAGTCGGGCGAGTTCCAGGGGAACTGCGTCTCATTGTAGACCGGCGGGCACGCCCTCGAGGACGGCGCCTGCTGCCAGTTGGGTCCGCGCCTCCAGTACCTGGCGAACCGAAAGCTCGACGGCATCCGGATCTGTCCAGGGGCTCATGATGAACGACTTGAGGGCGGCGATGGGAGGCCCCCCCGCGTAGCTGGAATGCCGGTATGCATCCGTCCGGGAAAGAAGCACGCCTTCGCCACGCATCGCCCGATCATGGATAAGGTCGAAAATGCTGCGGTTGTAAGCGTTGTGTTCCTCCACCTGCGTGCGGTAACCGGGGTCGGACAGCTCGCGTCGCAGCGCTTCGTCTGCATCTACCCCATTCGGATAGACGCGGAAGAGGGTGACCGGCCCATAGTTATAGTCATTCAGCACATTGATAGAGGGATTTCGCTCGAGCCGCTCGCGCAGCATCTCCGCCATCTCCACCACGTGGCCGATAAGCACCCGGTAGCCCTGCTTGCCCAACAGCGCGATGTTGGCCAGGGCTGCCAGCGCGCTCGCGCCCGGGCGCGACGATTCCAGGGTGTAGATGCCGGGATGATAGCGACCGAACTGATAGAGGTAGGGCATCTGCGCCGGGTCGCGGCTGAGCAGGGTCAAATCCTCCCGATCTTTGACCAGAAAGACGCTGGAGATATAGGGCGCATAGCCGGTCTTGTGGAAATCGATCCCCAGGCTGTCCGCAAGCGAGAGATCTCCGATGCGCTGCAGGGAATCCCGCAGGGAGCGCAGCGTCCGGGCATGGAAACCCAGGGGGTTGCTGTTGAAATCGTAATCGCGGAACACGGCCCACGCCCAGCCGATGACCGCGTCGGCATGGATGTGCGGCCTGTATTCCAGCCGGTATTCCCCGGCGAGCCGGTCACGAAGGCGCACGATCGCCCCCAGGTCATCAATGCCGAACGCATCCGTAGTGCCCAGGGTCGCGATGATGGCCGCCACCTTTTCCCCCCGCTCGAATAACTGCCGCAAGTGTTCTTCCAGATCAGCGAGCGATATCTCGTTGTCGTGTGTAGTGGGAACAGTCACCAGGTTCTTCGTTCCCAGCCCCAGCCAGCCCGCTACGTTCAACCGCGAGTAGTGCGCCGCCTCGGAAGCCACGATCTTCAGATCCTCACGGATCCCATCCGTCATCGCTCGGCCACCGAGCGCCTTTTCCACCCCGAGCTTGCAGCCGTAAAGAAGCGTGCCGGTGCCGCCAAAGGTGAAGACGCCTCCGGCTCGCTGCGGGGCATAGCCGACCAGATCAGAAAACATGCCCACGACCTGCAGCTCGGCCTCCGCAAAGCGGGCAGAATACTCATCCCAGATAATGTTCGGATTATAGATGGCGCCAGCCATTACCGCAGTGATACTGGGGATCGTGGTGGGCGGGACGACATTGACCGAGGCGTTCGGGTGCGCCCAGATGGTCATGCCCCGGCAGTAGTCCACCAGCATATTCGTCGCCTCTTCCACAGAGCACATCTCCCCCGGGAAAGCCTCGCCGAGGCTTATCTCATAGCGCCTTCCCTGCCCTGCTCCCAGCAGGGGTGCGGCAGATTTCAGGCTATCTACCTCGTCGAGAAAGTGCGAGATGGTGTGGACGAAGTAACCGTCCATAATCGGGTTAGATACCGGCGTGGGAAAACAGGTCTTGAGTTGCTCCAGAATCGCTGTATAGCTCTGCCCCATGGTGATATCCTTTCTCATGTGCATCTCCTTCTGCATGGAGAGGAGCCCCTGGAAGCGCTCTAAGCGCACACCCATATTCTACACCATAGCGCCATCCCGTAAACTTGTCTGCGCTTTCGCCAGTGCTGAAGACGAAGACGCCGCGCTTGAGCTCGCCCGAATCGGTGGTGAAGCCCCCGCCGTAGTGGCGAGCGGCAGGAAAGCAACAAAGCGGCAGGAATCCGACACCGACCAGGCGTATTGTCTGAAGGCACGCTATTGACACGGGCCGGACCCCGATCCGGGCCTTGGCGGCTCTAGACGCAGAAGCCTTTAAATGATAAATGATAGAAATTTTGATTTCAGGGTAATTCGGAAGAAGTGTCATAGAAGTGCCCTCCAGATGTTTTTTTAGTGCTTTGAGCCCTATGGTTTTGGATTATAGTATATAAAAATGAGTAAGTCAAGTGAAAAGTTGGTTGGTGGTCTTCTTAAATTAAAAAAATATATCAAGAATATATCCATTGAAGAAAGGGTTGAGCCAATCGTTTATAACTAGGGGGGAACGGCCGTTCGCCCCTAGTTCTGCTGGCTGGTAAGGAGGCTACGAATAAAGGTTACAGAGGGAAGGTATCAGGCTGGGACACCAGCGATGGCGGCTGGCTTTACCAATCACATCTGGAGACTTTCGGAATGGCTTACTCTACCTGCCGTTCAACGTAAGTAGGCCACCAACAAATATTGAGAAGATACCTCCATAGTGTAGCGTAGGGTATCAGTAGGACAAACGGACAACTGACCAGGAACAACTAAACTTTTGGTTGCAAAAGAAGGATTTATATGATAACATATTTTCAGGAAGTAAGTAATGACTTGGATCAAGATATGTGGGATTACTCGAATAGAAGATGCCTTAGCCGTGGTTGAAGCCGGGGCAGATGCCCTGGGTTTTATTTTTGCTAAGAGCCCAAGACGGATTGAACTATCTCAGGCAGTTAGAATTGCCGAGAAACTTCCCCCTTTAGTCAGCTTAGTGGGTGTCTTTCTTGATCAAGGGGCTCAAGAGATTCAGAAGGTCATTGCCTCCTGTCCCCTCACGGCCCTTCAATTTCACGGGCAGGAGTCCCCTGAATTTTGCCGTGCAGGGAGAAAGAGAGAGGATTGTTTTCCCAAAAGAGATACTCAAAGATGCCCACATTTGGAGCAGTTGCAACTTTAGAAAAGGTATTATCAGATGAAAAGAAATGATATAAAACAACAAAGGATAGCATTATTAAGCCTTATTAAAGGATAT from bacterium includes:
- a CDS encoding pyridoxal-dependent decarboxylase, whose amino-acid sequence is MRKDITMGQSYTAILEQLKTCFPTPVSNPIMDGYFVHTISHFLDEVDSLKSAAPLLGAGQGRRYEISLGEAFPGEMCSVEEATNMLVDYCRGMTIWAHPNASVNVVPPTTIPSITAVMAGAIYNPNIIWDEYSARFAEAELQVVGMFSDLVGYAPQRAGGVFTFGGTGTLLYGCKLGVEKALGGRAMTDGIREDLKIVASEAAHYSRLNVAGWLGLGTKNLVTVPTTHDNEISLADLEEHLRQLFERGEKVAAIIATLGTTDAFGIDDLGAIVRLRDRLAGEYRLEYRPHIHADAVIGWAWAVFRDYDFNSNPLGFHARTLRSLRDSLQRIGDLSLADSLGIDFHKTGYAPYISSVFLVKDREDLTLLSRDPAQMPYLYQFGRYHPGIYTLESSRPGASALAALANIALLGKQGYRVLIGHVVEMAEMLRERLERNPSINVLNDYNYGPVTLFRVYPNGVDADEALRRELSDPGYRTQVEEHNAYNRSIFDLIHDRAMRGEGVLLSRTDAYRHSSYAGGPPIAALKSFIMSPWTDPDAVELSVRQVLEARTQLAAGAVLEGVPAGLQ